The following proteins are co-located in the Micromonospora coriariae genome:
- a CDS encoding DUF1048 domain-containing protein codes for MSFWDTITGSDLTREWQAFEARAEALPADHKAAWQQIKSCLHPYAGFTGRNLTPVLDAALGLLEEAAADGQGAHEVLGDDIPGFCAALAGGEGARTYRDRWREQLNRNVARKLGRVGG; via the coding sequence ATGAGCTTCTGGGACACCATCACCGGCAGCGATCTCACCCGGGAATGGCAGGCGTTCGAAGCCCGGGCGGAGGCACTGCCGGCCGACCACAAGGCGGCGTGGCAACAGATCAAGAGTTGCCTTCACCCCTACGCGGGCTTCACGGGTCGCAACCTGACGCCAGTTCTCGACGCGGCCCTGGGGCTGCTCGAAGAGGCGGCGGCGGACGGGCAGGGTGCCCACGAGGTGCTCGGCGACGACATCCCCGGCTTCTGCGCGGCGCTGGCCGGCGGCGAGGGAGCCCGCACCTACCGCGACCGGTGGCGCGAGCAGTTGAACAGGAACGTCGCGAGAAAACTGGGCCGGGTAGGAGGCTGA
- a CDS encoding HNH endonuclease — translation MSRHFTEDSLRRYLLERSVRQADGCLIVRGYGTRRGVYQKVAGRAWAHIAAYAAFVGGYDPALDVDHLCDARDCVEPTHLRQVSRAEICRTREQPSTCRNGHDREADESTGRYRRTCRACNRDGQRRWRERQAVEVALARAAYVPNPGESART, via the coding sequence TTGTCCCGCCACTTCACTGAGGACAGCCTCCGCCGATACCTCCTGGAGCGTTCGGTCCGGCAGGCCGACGGCTGCCTGATCGTCCGGGGGTACGGCACCCGGCGCGGCGTCTACCAGAAGGTCGCGGGCCGGGCCTGGGCGCACATCGCGGCCTACGCCGCCTTCGTCGGAGGCTACGACCCCGCGCTGGACGTCGACCACCTGTGCGACGCCCGGGACTGTGTGGAGCCCACCCATCTGCGACAGGTCAGTCGCGCGGAGATCTGCCGTACCCGGGAGCAGCCGTCGACCTGCCGCAACGGGCACGACCGCGAGGCCGACGAATCGACGGGGCGATACCGGCGCACGTGCCGCGCCTGCAACCGGGACGGTCAGCGTCGTTGGCGAGAGCGCCAGGCCGTCGAGGTGGCGCTGGCCCGCGCGGCGTACGTCCCGAACCCAGGAGAGTCAGCGCGCACGTAG
- a CDS encoding nucleotidyltransferase family protein: protein MATAGLLLAAGAGRRFGMPKALVSYRGRLLVEHAAAILTAAGCRPVVVVLGAQADRVRARTRLPAVVLNDDWETGMGSSLRAGLSALTSGTAVATVVTLVDMPGLTPQAVRRVARAATADSLAVATYQDGRRGHPVLLGRHHWAGAAAAAIGDRGARDYLRAQGAAVRLVPCADVADDTDVDLPEQAAAYRLAPDLPAPRIE from the coding sequence ATGGCTACGGCGGGACTGCTCCTCGCGGCGGGCGCCGGCCGCCGGTTCGGCATGCCGAAGGCCCTCGTGTCGTACCGGGGGCGGCTCCTGGTGGAGCACGCCGCGGCGATCCTCACGGCCGCCGGCTGCCGGCCGGTCGTCGTGGTGCTCGGAGCGCAGGCCGACCGGGTCCGCGCCCGGACGCGGCTGCCCGCGGTGGTGCTCAACGACGACTGGGAGACGGGCATGGGCTCGTCTCTGCGGGCCGGGCTCTCCGCCCTGACGTCCGGCACGGCCGTGGCAACCGTGGTCACGCTGGTCGACATGCCCGGCCTGACCCCCCAGGCGGTACGCCGAGTGGCCCGCGCCGCCACCGCCGACTCCCTCGCGGTGGCCACCTACCAGGACGGTCGCCGCGGACATCCGGTGCTGCTCGGCCGGCACCACTGGGCCGGCGCCGCGGCCGCGGCGATCGGGGACCGGGGCGCCCGGGACTACCTGCGGGCGCAGGGTGCCGCCGTGCGGCTGGTGCCCTGCGCCGACGTCGCCGACGACACCGACGTCGACCTGCCCGAACAGGCCGCCGCCTACCGGCTGGCGCCTGACCTGCCCGCCCCCCGGATAGAGTGA
- a CDS encoding GNAT family N-acetyltransferase: MPQPILRTDRLLLVPLADRHLELEIQLDSDPEVLRYLFGRARSRDEVLASHAQRMALARNVVGLGYWMAFGSGGGARDSTSPAREDEGEFIGLLMLPPAHGPDQPDDPTVAELGYRLVRRHWRKGLASEASRALLRHAFDTVGQSRVIAQTMAVNAGSRGVMEAIGMRYVRTYFPTWDEPLPGADLGEVEYEMTRGMWEASDGRNSTAPPTGEGLPCTPCSLQ; encoded by the coding sequence ATGCCGCAACCGATCTTGCGCACCGACCGTCTGCTGCTGGTTCCGCTCGCCGACCGGCACCTCGAGCTGGAGATCCAGCTCGACTCCGATCCGGAGGTGCTTCGCTACCTCTTCGGCCGGGCGCGATCCAGGGACGAGGTGCTGGCGTCTCACGCACAGAGGATGGCCCTGGCGCGCAACGTGGTCGGCCTGGGCTACTGGATGGCGTTCGGGTCTGGTGGCGGTGCCCGTGACTCGACGTCGCCGGCACGTGAGGACGAGGGCGAGTTCATCGGCCTTCTGATGCTTCCGCCGGCGCACGGCCCCGACCAACCCGACGACCCCACCGTCGCGGAGCTGGGTTACCGACTTGTTCGCCGGCACTGGCGGAAGGGCCTGGCCAGCGAGGCATCCCGCGCCCTGCTGCGGCACGCCTTCGACACCGTCGGGCAGAGCCGGGTGATCGCGCAGACCATGGCTGTGAACGCCGGCTCTCGGGGCGTGATGGAGGCGATCGGCATGCGGTACGTGCGCACGTACTTCCCGACCTGGGACGAACCGCTGCCGGGAGCGGACCTGGGTGAGGTCGAGTACGAGATGACCCGTGGGATGTGGGAGGCGTCGGACGGGCGTAATTCCACTGCACCGCCCACGGGTGAGGGCTTACCCTGCACGCCATGTTCCCTCCAGTGA
- a CDS encoding DUF1048 domain-containing protein encodes MGIQDIIEGKKQWRAHVARVKALPPDYQIVYKEMQKYLFKVGPVDLPDGPLLPGIVDFFEEGAAAGKGVLELVGNDVAAFCDDLIKDSRTYADVYQESISANPHTDEK; translated from the coding sequence GTGGGCATTCAGGACATCATCGAGGGCAAGAAGCAGTGGCGGGCGCACGTGGCTCGGGTCAAGGCGCTCCCGCCGGACTACCAGATCGTCTACAAGGAGATGCAGAAGTACCTGTTCAAGGTCGGACCGGTCGACCTGCCTGACGGCCCTCTGCTCCCCGGGATCGTCGACTTCTTCGAGGAGGGCGCGGCGGCCGGCAAGGGCGTTTTGGAACTCGTCGGCAACGACGTCGCCGCCTTCTGCGATGACCTGATCAAGGATTCGCGCACCTACGCGGACGTCTATCAGGAGTCCATCAGCGCGAACCCCCACACGGACGAGAAATAA
- a CDS encoding MarR family winged helix-turn-helix transcriptional regulator, with product MATERETQADRRVCGLVKDLASQIEAHLRARAATLGLTATQATALRELTHPMTLRELAERMSCEPSNITFVADRLEGQGYLERHPHPDDRRAKQLILTPKGAELRDRLVELLSEDSPLAPLAPEEQDVLQHLLTRALIR from the coding sequence GTGGCCACCGAGCGCGAGACCCAAGCCGACCGTCGGGTGTGCGGGCTGGTCAAAGACCTGGCCAGTCAGATCGAAGCTCACCTTCGGGCACGGGCGGCCACCCTCGGTCTCACCGCCACACAGGCCACCGCGCTGCGCGAGCTGACGCACCCCATGACCCTGCGCGAACTCGCCGAACGGATGAGCTGCGAACCCTCCAACATCACCTTCGTCGCCGATCGCCTCGAAGGGCAGGGCTACCTCGAACGCCATCCACACCCCGACGACCGCCGCGCCAAGCAGCTCATACTGACCCCCAAGGGCGCCGAACTTCGCGACCGCCTCGTCGAGTTGCTCTCCGAAGACTCGCCCCTGGCCCCTCTGGCCCCCGAAGAGCAGGACGTCCTGCAGCACCTCCTCACCCGCGCCCTCATTCGCTGA
- a CDS encoding MBL fold metallo-hydrolase produces MATTAHFDRKRLTSAPRVRSLRLGELKITYVPDGLALCKPHGWLPAASAADWAANRDHLDDDGFLPAAVGGLLVERGDRALLIDTGFGPESHPDDPANPMLGGIHGGELLNGLRRLGREPRQIEAVAITHLHLDHLGWAWGTEPGADVPPFAHATHFVAAPEWERRDLAAEGGATEERLAAFAPRVRTVEDGEEIFPGVRVSFSLGHTVGHTTYTITGGDRRLIAFGDAMHAPVQVTHPEWGCGIDHDPAEAAEYRRRLVEELSRPDTIGYGNHFADVVFGRAERRPDGRFTWIPVA; encoded by the coding sequence ATGGCCACAACGGCCCATTTCGATCGCAAACGGCTGACGAGCGCACCGCGTGTTCGTTCGCTCCGCCTGGGTGAACTGAAGATCACCTACGTTCCGGACGGGCTGGCCCTGTGCAAGCCGCACGGCTGGCTGCCCGCCGCCAGCGCTGCGGACTGGGCGGCCAACCGCGATCATCTCGACGACGACGGCTTCCTACCCGCGGCCGTCGGCGGGCTGCTGGTCGAGCGGGGTGACCGGGCCCTGCTCATCGACACCGGGTTCGGACCCGAGTCCCACCCCGACGACCCGGCCAACCCGATGCTGGGCGGTATCCACGGCGGCGAGCTGCTCAACGGCCTGCGGCGGCTGGGCCGCGAGCCGCGCCAGATCGAGGCCGTCGCCATCACCCACCTGCACCTCGACCACCTGGGCTGGGCCTGGGGCACCGAGCCCGGCGCCGATGTGCCGCCGTTCGCGCACGCCACCCACTTCGTCGCGGCACCCGAGTGGGAGCGGCGCGACCTGGCCGCCGAGGGTGGCGCGACCGAGGAACGTCTGGCCGCCTTCGCGCCCCGCGTCCGTACGGTCGAGGACGGCGAAGAGATCTTCCCCGGCGTACGGGTGTCGTTCTCGCTCGGACACACCGTCGGCCACACCACGTACACCATCACCGGCGGGGACCGGCGGCTCATCGCGTTCGGCGACGCAATGCACGCGCCGGTCCAGGTCACCCACCCCGAATGGGGCTGCGGGATCGACCACGACCCCGCCGAAGCCGCCGAGTACCGCCGCCGCCTGGTCGAAGAACTGAGCCGTCCCGACACCATCGGCTACGGCAACCACTTCGCCGACGTGGTGTTCGGACGCGCCGAGCGCCGCCCTGACGGCCGGTTCACCTGGATCCCCGTCGCCTGA
- a CDS encoding aldo/keto reductase, giving the protein MKHIKLGDLDVSRIGLGLVSMSYAYTGAGTDDAESIRTIHRALELGVTFLDTAEVYGPYINEELLGKALKGRRDQAVVATKFGMISHARGGAGQLDSSPANIRTAVEGSLKRLGTDYIDLYYQHRVDPNTPIEDTIGTLAELITEGKIRHIGLSEAGPETIRRAHAVHPVAAIQSEYSLWTRHPEAQVLPLLRELNIGFVPYSPLGRGFLTGQIRSTSGFDETDLRKNNPRFTGENFQRNLRLADEVQAIAAEAGTTPAQIALAWLLTRGDDIAPIPGTKRVARVEENSASDAVELTAEQIEKLDNLPPAVGETHDEAAMRLLER; this is encoded by the coding sequence ATGAAGCACATCAAGCTGGGGGACCTGGACGTCTCCCGTATCGGTCTGGGCTTGGTATCGATGTCCTACGCCTACACGGGAGCCGGCACGGACGACGCCGAATCGATCCGTACCATCCACCGGGCCCTGGAACTGGGTGTCACGTTCCTGGACACCGCCGAGGTCTACGGTCCGTACATCAACGAGGAACTCCTCGGCAAAGCGCTCAAGGGCCGCCGGGACCAGGCCGTGGTGGCGACGAAGTTCGGCATGATCTCGCATGCGCGCGGCGGGGCAGGGCAACTCGACAGCAGCCCGGCCAACATTCGCACCGCCGTCGAAGGCTCGCTCAAGCGGCTGGGCACCGACTACATCGACCTGTACTACCAACACCGGGTCGACCCGAACACGCCCATTGAGGACACCATCGGGACGCTGGCCGAACTGATCACCGAGGGCAAGATCCGCCACATCGGCCTGTCCGAGGCCGGACCGGAGACGATCCGCCGCGCCCACGCCGTGCATCCCGTCGCCGCCATCCAGTCGGAGTACTCCCTGTGGACCCGGCACCCGGAGGCGCAGGTGCTGCCCCTGCTGCGCGAGCTGAACATCGGCTTCGTGCCCTACTCGCCCCTTGGACGCGGATTCCTCACCGGACAGATCCGCTCGACCAGCGGCTTCGACGAGACCGACCTGCGTAAGAACAACCCGCGCTTCACCGGCGAGAACTTCCAGCGCAACCTGCGTCTCGCGGACGAGGTCCAAGCCATCGCCGCCGAAGCGGGTACCACCCCCGCGCAGATCGCACTGGCCTGGCTGCTGACCCGGGGCGACGACATCGCCCCCATCCCCGGCACCAAGCGCGTGGCACGCGTCGAGGAGAACAGTGCCTCCGACGCCGTGGAACTGACCGCCGAGCAGATCGAGAAGCTCGACAACCTTCCTCCCGCAGTCGGCGAGACCCACGACGAAGCCGCCATGCGCCTGTTGGAGCGTTGA
- a CDS encoding phosphate acyltransferase PlsX: MAGHDDRPGRRLRVAVDAAGADLGAEPVVAGALAAAETVDVLLVGPRALVRPLLPGGVPPPGVRLVDAPDVVAMAEDPVAATYAKRRSSLLVAAGEVAAGRADAMVTPGNTGAAVLAAAVRMGRVPGVSNPALAMVLPVPGAGPTVLLDIGATAAAVPDWLVEFAVLGAEYARARLGLARPRIGLLSNGHEAVKGGPVRRDAHLLLATMPGYTGQIEAYDVLGGRVDVAVTDGFTGDVALKTYERTLDATVGLALDAVRAFSPIGVLARDRQRRVTRAVRDGLAAEPGGALLGVRGVCVICHGTATAADVEASVGIAGECFRSGVVGRIARAFAASSRQRLRGRRSPVDG, from the coding sequence GTGGCAGGTCACGACGACCGGCCGGGCCGGCGGCTACGGGTGGCGGTCGACGCCGCCGGGGCGGACCTCGGCGCGGAGCCCGTCGTCGCCGGTGCGCTGGCCGCGGCCGAGACGGTGGACGTGCTGCTGGTCGGACCGCGGGCGCTCGTGCGTCCCCTGCTGCCCGGTGGCGTTCCGCCGCCCGGCGTACGACTGGTGGACGCCCCCGACGTGGTCGCGATGGCCGAGGATCCGGTGGCCGCGACGTACGCCAAGCGGCGCTCCTCCCTGCTGGTCGCCGCGGGGGAGGTGGCGGCGGGTCGGGCCGATGCCATGGTGACCCCGGGCAACACCGGCGCGGCGGTGCTCGCGGCGGCCGTGCGGATGGGTCGGGTGCCGGGGGTGAGCAACCCGGCCCTGGCGATGGTGCTGCCGGTGCCCGGCGCCGGCCCGACCGTGCTGCTGGACATCGGCGCGACCGCCGCGGCCGTGCCGGATTGGCTTGTCGAGTTCGCGGTGCTGGGTGCGGAGTACGCACGCGCTCGGCTGGGCCTGGCCCGACCGCGGATCGGCCTGCTGTCCAACGGCCACGAGGCGGTCAAGGGCGGGCCGGTACGCCGGGACGCGCACCTCCTGCTGGCCACGATGCCCGGCTACACCGGCCAGATCGAGGCGTACGACGTGCTCGGAGGCCGTGTCGACGTGGCGGTGACCGACGGTTTCACAGGTGATGTGGCGCTGAAGACGTACGAGCGCACGTTGGACGCCACCGTCGGTCTGGCGTTGGACGCGGTGCGGGCGTTCTCGCCGATCGGCGTGCTGGCCCGGGACCGGCAACGACGGGTGACCCGGGCGGTGCGTGACGGACTCGCGGCCGAGCCGGGCGGGGCGCTGCTCGGGGTACGCGGTGTGTGCGTGATCTGCCACGGGACGGCCACGGCGGCCGACGTCGAGGCGAGCGTGGGAATCGCCGGGGAGTGTTTTCGCTCGGGTGTGGTGGGGCGGATCGCCCGGGCCTTCGCGGCGTCGTCCCGGCAGCGACTCAGGGGTCGACGCAGCCCCGTCGACGGGTGA
- a CDS encoding GNAT family N-acetyltransferase has translation MFPPVKIISGGLEIREFGPQDVASVAAFVAAGDRTALPPGFPEAVADVEGWLADTVHQRRLSGEGVHLVILERATGEIVGSTGLRDTDWEAGRTEIGYGIHSSQRGRGFATEAAGAVGRWALADGGMRRVQLHCRVDNMASLRVAEKAGYQRETTLRMAEQDGREAHELAVFAMTAAG, from the coding sequence ATGTTCCCTCCAGTGAAGATCATCTCCGGTGGGTTGGAGATTCGTGAGTTCGGGCCGCAGGACGTGGCGTCTGTGGCGGCATTCGTGGCGGCGGGGGATCGCACGGCACTGCCGCCCGGCTTCCCTGAGGCGGTCGCTGACGTGGAAGGGTGGCTGGCGGACACGGTGCATCAGCGGCGCTTGAGCGGTGAGGGCGTACACCTGGTGATCCTGGAGCGGGCCACCGGCGAGATCGTCGGTAGCACCGGGTTGCGGGACACCGACTGGGAGGCCGGTCGTACCGAGATCGGTTACGGAATACACAGCAGTCAGCGAGGCCGCGGTTTTGCGACCGAGGCGGCCGGGGCGGTGGGACGGTGGGCGCTCGCCGACGGTGGGATGCGGCGGGTTCAGTTGCACTGTCGGGTCGACAACATGGCGTCCCTACGGGTGGCCGAGAAGGCCGGGTACCAGCGGGAGACCACACTGCGGATGGCCGAGCAGGACGGGCGCGAGGCTCACGAGCTGGCCGTCTTCGCGATGACCGCCGCCGGGTGA
- a CDS encoding PadR family transcriptional regulator — translation MDDLTEMLKGTLEGCVLEIIRGEETYGYAITRRLNELGFADVVEGTVYTILLRLERNGLVEVTKRPSEVGPPRKFYALNDAGRRELATFWAKWQYVSSRIDRLKEGAR, via the coding sequence ATGGACGACCTGACGGAGATGCTGAAAGGCACGCTCGAAGGCTGCGTGCTCGAAATCATCCGCGGCGAGGAAACCTACGGGTACGCCATCACGCGTCGGCTGAACGAGCTGGGCTTCGCCGACGTGGTCGAGGGGACGGTGTACACCATCCTGTTGCGACTGGAGCGGAACGGCCTCGTCGAGGTGACGAAACGGCCGTCCGAGGTGGGCCCTCCGCGCAAGTTCTACGCGCTCAACGACGCAGGGCGTCGGGAACTCGCGACGTTCTGGGCGAAGTGGCAGTACGTCTCATCACGCATTGACAGGCTCAAGGAGGGAGCGCGATGA
- a CDS encoding D-2-hydroxyacid dehydrogenase family protein — MSPDFRCALLDDYQGVALGLADWSRVRATSFREHFTGIDELVAAIHECEIVVAMRERTPFSAEVFERLPHLRLLVTTGMSNVAIDLEAARAHGVTVCGTGGGWTSTVELTWALILGLARHLVPEATALRTGGPWQHTLGTDLHGRTLGLLGLGRIGSQVAAVGRAFGMDVLAWSQNLTPERAEERGARLAPGLDALLGGSDIVSIHLVLGDRTRGLVGGRELAQMKPTAYLVNTSRAAIVDQSALASALREGRIAGAGLDVFDEEPLPAGHEFRTLPNVLATPHLGYVSELNYATFFGDAVDDIGAFLDGSPIRVLT; from the coding sequence ATGTCACCTGATTTCCGCTGCGCCCTGCTGGATGACTACCAGGGGGTGGCGCTCGGGCTGGCGGACTGGTCCCGGGTCCGGGCCACCAGCTTCCGCGAGCACTTCACGGGCATTGACGAGCTCGTGGCGGCGATCCACGAGTGCGAGATCGTGGTCGCCATGCGGGAGCGCACGCCGTTCTCTGCCGAGGTGTTCGAGCGGCTGCCCCACCTGCGGCTGCTCGTCACCACCGGCATGAGCAACGTCGCCATCGACCTGGAGGCGGCGCGGGCGCACGGCGTCACGGTGTGCGGCACGGGCGGCGGTTGGACCTCGACGGTCGAGCTGACGTGGGCGCTGATCCTCGGCCTGGCCCGCCACCTGGTTCCCGAGGCGACCGCGCTGCGCACCGGCGGTCCCTGGCAGCACACCCTCGGCACCGACCTGCATGGACGCACCCTCGGGCTGCTCGGCCTGGGCAGGATCGGGTCGCAGGTGGCGGCGGTCGGGCGGGCGTTCGGCATGGACGTGCTGGCCTGGAGCCAGAACCTGACGCCCGAGCGCGCCGAGGAGCGCGGCGCGCGCCTGGCCCCCGGCCTGGACGCCCTGCTCGGCGGCTCCGACATCGTCTCCATTCACCTCGTGCTCGGCGACCGGACGCGCGGACTCGTCGGCGGGCGGGAACTCGCGCAGATGAAGCCCACCGCCTACCTGGTCAACACCTCGCGGGCGGCGATCGTCGACCAGTCCGCCCTGGCGTCCGCGCTGCGCGAGGGGCGGATCGCGGGGGCCGGGCTGGACGTGTTCGACGAGGAGCCGCTGCCCGCCGGCCATGAGTTCCGTACGTTGCCGAACGTGCTGGCCACGCCGCACCTCGGCTATGTCAGCGAGCTGAACTACGCGACGTTCTTCGGTGACGCCGTGGACGACATCGGCGCCTTCCTCGACGGCAGCCCGATCCGGGTGCTCACCTGA
- the rox gene encoding rifampin monooxygenase, which yields MFDVIIAGCGPTGAMLAAELRLHDVRVLVLEKETEPVSFVRIVGLHIRSIELMAMRGLLERILEHGRRRPAGGFFAAIDKPAPEGLDSAHAYLLGIPQPVIVRLLEEHAIELGAQVRRGCAVADFEQDDDGVTVELAGGEQLRSRYLVGCDGGRSTVRKLLGVGFPGEPSRTETLMGEMQVGVPQEEITAAVTAIRATHQRFWLRPFGRGAYQVVVPASGVSDRAEPPTLEDFKQQLRTIAGTDFGVHSPRWLSRFGDATRLAERYRVGRVLLAGDAAHIHPPTGGQGLNLGVQDAFNLGWKLAAEIRGWAPETLLDTYHAERHPVAEDVLDNTRAQMELLSTEPGPQAVRRLLTELMDLDEVNRHLIEKITAIGIRYDFGEGPDLLGRRLRDIDVKQGHLYGLLHRGRGLLLDRTERLTVGGWSDRVDYLADPTAVLDFPCVLLRPDGHVAWIGDDQQDLDDHLSRWFGKPAN from the coding sequence ATGTTCGACGTGATCATCGCCGGGTGCGGGCCGACCGGTGCGATGCTGGCCGCCGAACTGCGGCTACACGATGTGCGGGTACTCGTCCTGGAGAAGGAAACCGAGCCCGTGTCGTTCGTCCGCATAGTCGGTCTGCACATCCGCAGTATCGAGCTGATGGCGATGCGCGGACTGCTGGAGCGGATTCTCGAACATGGAAGGCGGCGCCCGGCCGGCGGTTTCTTCGCTGCCATCGACAAACCCGCGCCCGAGGGCCTGGATTCCGCGCACGCCTATCTGCTGGGCATCCCGCAGCCGGTCATCGTTCGCCTGCTCGAAGAACATGCGATCGAGCTGGGCGCGCAGGTCCGGCGCGGTTGTGCGGTGGCCGATTTCGAGCAGGACGACGACGGTGTGACCGTGGAGCTGGCCGGCGGGGAGCAGCTGCGTTCGCGCTATCTCGTCGGCTGTGACGGCGGGCGCAGTACGGTGCGAAAACTACTCGGCGTCGGCTTCCCCGGCGAGCCCTCGCGGACCGAGACGCTGATGGGCGAGATGCAGGTGGGTGTGCCGCAGGAGGAGATCACCGCAGCGGTGACCGCAATCCGCGCGACCCATCAGCGATTCTGGCTCCGGCCCTTCGGCCGAGGGGCCTATCAGGTGGTGGTCCCGGCCTCGGGAGTCAGCGACCGCGCGGAACCGCCCACCCTTGAGGATTTCAAACAACAGTTGCGCACCATCGCCGGAACCGATTTCGGCGTGCACTCCCCGCGTTGGTTGTCCCGCTTCGGGGATGCCACCCGGCTGGCCGAACGGTATCGGGTCGGGCGGGTGCTGCTGGCCGGCGATGCGGCACACATCCACCCGCCCACCGGCGGGCAGGGCCTCAACCTGGGCGTTCAGGACGCGTTCAACCTCGGCTGGAAACTGGCCGCAGAGATCCGCGGCTGGGCGCCGGAAACGCTGCTGGACACCTACCACGCCGAACGTCATCCGGTCGCCGAGGACGTGCTGGACAACACCCGCGCCCAGATGGAACTGTTGTCCACCGAACCGGGCCCGCAGGCCGTGCGCAGGCTGCTCACCGAACTGATGGACCTCGACGAGGTGAACCGCCATCTGATCGAGAAGATCACCGCGATCGGCATCCGCTACGACTTCGGCGAAGGCCCCGACCTGCTCGGCCGCCGCCTGCGCGACATCGACGTGAAACAGGGCCACCTCTACGGCCTGCTGCATCGCGGCCGCGGCCTGCTGCTGGACCGCACCGAACGCCTGACCGTCGGCGGCTGGTCAGACCGGGTCGACTACCTCGCGGATCCCACTGCAGTCCTGGACTTTCCGTGCGTCCTGCTACGCCCCGACGGCCACGTCGCCTGGATCGGCGACGATCAGCAGGATCTGGACGATCACCTCTCCCGCTGGTTCGGCAAGCCTGCCAACTGA